In Ferrigenium kumadai, the DNA window CAGCGCGGCGACATCGCCATCGTGGTGCGCTACGTCAAGGGCCAGATCGACAAGGTCGAAGACCTGCATCTGCCCAGCGTGCTGAAAGAGCTGATCATGGAAAAGCGCGGCCTGGTGCTGGTGGTCGGCGCGACCGGTTCCGGCAAGTCCACCACGCTCGCCTCGATGATCCAGCATCGCAGCAGCACGCAGACCGGCCACATCCTGACCATCGAGGACCCGATCGAATACATCTTTCAACATGGCAAATCCATCGTAAACCAGCGCGAGATCGGTACCGATACACAGGGCTATGAGAAGGCACTCGCCAGCGGCATGCGCGAAGCGCCGGATGTGCTGATGATCGGCGAAGTGCGCGACCGCGAGACGCTCAAGCACGCGCTGATCTTCGCGCAGACCGGCCACCTGTGCCTGACTACGCTGCACGCCAACAACAGCTACCATGCGCTGAACCGCATCGTTAACTTCTTCCCCTACGAGTCGCGCCTGGGCGTGTTGTCCGACCTGTCGATGTGCCTGCGCGCCGTGATCTCGCAGCGCCTGGTACGCAACGTGCATGGCAAGCAGGTGCCCGCAGTGGAAGTACTGCTGAATACTTCGCTGATCGCCGACATGATCAAGAGCGACGAGATCGAGAAGATCCGCGAGGCCATCGAGAAGAGCGTGTCCGCCGGCTCTCAGACCTTCGAGCAGGCCCTATACAAGCTGTTCAAGACCGGCCAGATTACCAAGGAGGAAGCGATGCGCAACGCCGACTCGGCCAGCAACCTGGCCTCGCTGATCGACTTCTCCGAGCGCACCAGCACCATGAAGGTGCCGGTATTCGACCCCGCCAGGGTCTCGCCGCAGGAACCCCAGCCGCATTCTGATTTCAGCGGCATCAAGCTCAATCTGGACGAGCAGAAATGAAGCTGTACGGTATCCCCAACTGCGGAACCGTCAAAAAGGCACGCGCCTCGCTGGAAGCGCACGGCATCGATTACGAATTTCACGACTTCAAGAAACTCGGCGTCACCGAAACCATGCTGTCCGGCTGGCTCAAGCAGGTCGGCTGGCAGAAACTGCTGAAGAAGACCGGCCCGACCTGGGGGCAATTGCCCGACGAGGTGAAAGCCTCGATCAAGGACGATGCTTCCGCACTGGCCCTGATGCTGGAAAAGCCCAACGTCATCAAACGTCCGGTGCTGGAGCACAAAGGCAAGGTGCTGGCGACCGGATTCAACGAAACCGATTACAAAAATCTGGATTTTTGAACAAGACAAAAATGAGCGACACCCTCGAGTTAACCAAACAACTCATCTCGCGCCATTCGCTCACGCCGATGGATGACGGCTGCATCGACATCATCGGCGCACGCCTCGCGCCGCTGGATTTCAGCCTGGAGATGATGCGCCATAGCGAAGTGGACAACCTGTGGGCGCGGCGCGGCAATGCTTCGCCCGTGGTCTGCTTCGCCGGGCACACCGACGTGGTGCCGACCGGCCCCGTCAACAAGTGGGACAGCGACCCGTTCACCCCTGCGGTACGCGACGGCATGCTGTACGGACGCGGAGCTTCGGACATGAAGGGCTCGCTCGCCGCCTTCGTCACCGCCATCGAGAAGTTCGTCGCCGAATATCCACAGCACAAGGGCAGCATCGCCCTGCTGCTCACCTCGGACGAGGAAGGCATCGCGGTGGACGGCACTGTGCGCGTGGTCGAAACGTTGCAGGACCGCGACGAAAAACTGGATTACTGCATCGTCGGCGAGCCCACTTCGGTCAGCAAGACCGGCGACACCATCAAAAATGGGCGGCGCGGCTCGCTCTCCGGCACACTGACCGTCAAGGGCGTGCAGGGCCATATCGCCTACCCTCACCTGGTGAAGAACCCCATCCACATGGCCGCGCCCGCCATCGCCGAACTGGCCGCGACGGTATGGGACGAGGGCAACGAATATTTCCCCCCGACCTCCTGGCAGATATCCAACATCCATGGCGGCACGGGTGCCACCAACGTCGTGCCCGGCACGGTAGAGGTCCTGTTCAACTTCCGCCATTCCACCGCGAGCACGGTGGACAGTCTGAAGCAGCGTGTCCATGCC includes these proteins:
- a CDS encoding PilT/PilU family type 4a pilus ATPase translates to MIITPLLQLAADKQASDLFFSVGAPVNIKIDGITMPVNAQILDAEIIKRIAYELMSPKRIAVFEAEMEMNFSFRFDGIGSFRVNIFRQRGDIAIVVRYVKGQIDKVEDLHLPSVLKELIMEKRGLVLVVGATGSGKSTTLASMIQHRSSTQTGHILTIEDPIEYIFQHGKSIVNQREIGTDTQGYEKALASGMREAPDVLMIGEVRDRETLKHALIFAQTGHLCLTTLHANNSYHALNRIVNFFPYESRLGVLSDLSMCLRAVISQRLVRNVHGKQVPAVEVLLNTSLIADMIKSDEIEKIREAIEKSVSAGSQTFEQALYKLFKTGQITKEEAMRNADSASNLASLIDFSERTSTMKVPVFDPARVSPQEPQPHSDFSGIKLNLDEQK
- a CDS encoding ArsC family reductase gives rise to the protein MKLYGIPNCGTVKKARASLEAHGIDYEFHDFKKLGVTETMLSGWLKQVGWQKLLKKTGPTWGQLPDEVKASIKDDASALALMLEKPNVIKRPVLEHKGKVLATGFNETDYKNLDF
- the dapE gene encoding succinyl-diaminopimelate desuccinylase encodes the protein MSDTLELTKQLISRHSLTPMDDGCIDIIGARLAPLDFSLEMMRHSEVDNLWARRGNASPVVCFAGHTDVVPTGPVNKWDSDPFTPAVRDGMLYGRGASDMKGSLAAFVTAIEKFVAEYPQHKGSIALLLTSDEEGIAVDGTVRVVETLQDRDEKLDYCIVGEPTSVSKTGDTIKNGRRGSLSGTLTVKGVQGHIAYPHLVKNPIHMAAPAIAELAATVWDEGNEYFPPTSWQISNIHGGTGATNVVPGTVEVLFNFRHSTASTVDSLKQRVHAILDQHGLEYDLQWEKSSGKPYLTPRGDLVDAVASAIKQVQGIETELSTSGGTSDGRFIADICPQVIELGPLNATIHKINECVSVADLDALSEIYYLTLCKLLAE